A portion of the Podospora pseudoanserina strain CBS 124.78 chromosome 2, whole genome shotgun sequence genome contains these proteins:
- the zrg17 gene encoding cation diffusion zinc membrane transporter Zrg17 (EggNog:ENOG503NXD4; COG:P) produces the protein MAPGPKPSLQPPGTPPTPVFAITGQHGEPSFHFVCDDFDLDQQQQQPGRSHPNNEPEATVRSEPEAAPFSSPVQHYLAPSPRSSPAAFLDPYSHHPSLRPPTPDHLFNSMSSDGGLAANGGDAPAMKNPFNFQTQIISSGPVKSNIGQRRGHRYKHSSISATHQIFQEPPPRPPPVLPASLPIPTLREAWSSMQRDQKARLWWCSLHAFIALYVFLSAEGSLAMTALSHLVFFDVGSAAVCVAVDVLGNFEVWRRSSIRHPFGLQRAEVLAGFAMSVFLVFGGFDLISHSMKDVLESVGHHAPHHPVSTTDDSSQPAGGGHGGGGHSHGARYITPGTLDLASFAAFVSTLISAYGLRNHGRIRRVMRVPLPYLSSLLPESTILSNPFHFLTLFFSGIMLVLPLVYIPHIIWLDRLICATISLSMFFLGARLAVGQGFMLLMSYNHVDSKKQKGDSSEVASVIKEIESEPQVQRVEEAQFWQVHYGLAMANLKVKVKGGEMMGGGQGLDGAVSQLRQRLGRVVQNRLGEGYGRGGSLRWEVTVQMSSD, from the exons ATGGCTCCAGGTCCAAAGCCGTCTCTTCAACCTCCAGGGACGCCGCCGACGCCGGTTTTTGCGATTACCGGTCAACACGGCGAGCCCTCTTTTCACTTTGTTTGCGACGATTTTGATCTggatcagcaacaacaacagccaggTCGAAGTCATCCAAACAACGAACCCGAGGCAACCGTCCGATCAGAGCCGGAAGCCGCGCCCTTTTCGTCCCCGGTACAGCATTACCTCGCGCCCTCCCCACGAAGCAGTCCTGCCGCCTTCCTCGATCCCTACTCTCACCACCCGTCGCTACGGCCGCCGACGCCCGATCATCTCTTCAACAGCATGTCGTCCGATGGGGGCCTTGCCGCCAACGGCGGCGATGCGCCTGCCATGAAGAACCCCTTCAACTTCCAAACCCAGATTATCTCGTCTGGACCGGTCAAATCT AACATCGGCCAACGCCGCGGCCACAGATACAAAcactcctccatctcggccacTCACCAAATCTTCCAAGAACCACCCCCTCGACCGCCCcccgtcctccccgcctccctccccatcccaaccctcCGAGAAGCCTGGTCGAGCATGCAGCGCGATCAAAAAGCCAGGTTATGGTGGTGCTCCCTCCACGCCTTCATCGCCCTCTACGTCTTCCTCTCGGCCGAAGGCTCCCTGGCCATGACAGCCCTCTCCCACCTAGTCTTCTTCGACGTCGGCTCCGCCGCAGTCTGCGTAGCAGTCGACGTCCTAGGCAACTTTGAAGTATGGCGCCGCTCCTCGATCCGGCACCCCTTCGGCCTCCAACGAGCCGAAGTCCTCGCCGGCTTCGCAATGTCTGTCTTTCTCGTCTTTGGCGGATTCGACCTGATCTCGCACTCCATGAAAGACGTCCTCGAATCCGTCGGCCACCAcgcccctcaccaccccgtCTCAACAACCGATGACTCCTCCCAACccgccggtggtggccacggaggtggtggtcacAGTCACGGAGCACGATACATCACCCCCGGCACCCTcgacctcgcctccttcGCAGCCTTTGTTTCAACCCTCATCTCTGCCTACGGCCTGCGAAACCACGGCCGGATCCGCCGTGTCATGCGCGTGCCGCTGCCgtacctctcctccctcttacCCGAATCCACCATCctttccaaccccttccactttctcaccctcttcttttCAGGCATCATGCTTGTCCTGCCGCTAGTCTATATCCCCCACATCATCTGGCTCGACCGTCTAATCTGCGCGACGATTTCCCTGTCTATGTTTTTTCTCGGGGCTCGTCTAGCAGTAGGACAAGGGTTTATGCTCCTCATGTCGTACAACCACGTCGACAGCAAGAAACAAAAGGGGGACAGCAGCGAAGTCGCCAGCGtgatcaaggagattgagagCGAGCCGCAGGTTCAGagagtggaggaggcgcaGTTTTGGCAGGTGCACTATGGGCTTGCGATGGCGAATCTGAAGGTCAAGGTtaaggggggggagatgatggggggagggcaggGGCTGGATGGGGCGGTCAGCCAGTTACGGCAgagattggggagggtggtgcagaatcggttgggggaggggtatgggaggggggggagtttgaggtGGGAGGTTACTGTGCAGATGAGTAGTGACTGA